One genomic segment of Rubeoparvulum massiliense includes these proteins:
- the speD gene encoding adenosylmethionine decarboxylase yields MEYSTFGRHVAVDTWGVKFNWLNDADGLEQLLVEAAEVSGATVLAVTKKQFEPQGATVLVMLSESHISIHTYPEKGFAAIDCYTCGETVDPQAAVDHIIEALQPERVYGKKLIRGVGEMDVVEPHIQSTERRKCITVVK; encoded by the coding sequence ATGGAATACTCAACTTTCGGGAGACATGTTGCTGTTGATACTTGGGGTGTCAAATTTAATTGGTTAAATGATGCTGATGGGCTCGAACAATTACTGGTGGAGGCTGCTGAAGTGAGTGGCGCCACAGTGCTTGCTGTCACGAAGAAGCAATTTGAGCCACAAGGTGCAACGGTCTTGGTTATGCTATCTGAAAGCCACATCTCGATTCACACCTATCCTGAAAAAGGATTTGCAGCAATCGATTGTTATACATGTGGCGAAACAGTAGATCCACAAGCCGCAGTGGATCACATCATTGAAGCTCTGCAACCAGAGCGCGTCTATGGTAAGAAATTGATTCGTGGCGTTGGTGAAATGGACGTAGTCGAACCCCATATTCAGTCAACTGAGCGTCGTAAATGTATCACCGTTGTGAAGTAA
- a CDS encoding spore germination protein, which produces MEPNFTWSEPLPLFANLTKNDQYIHHALAIEKSFDLIYRSLFYAGTKFSLYFVDGFAKDDLMVQILRHLSSLEPEDLHPNAITSLLVTELSYIELEATGNMEKILNAILSGPLVLLVDGCTEALIIDARTYPARNPDEPDIERVVRGARDGFTETLIFNTALTRRRLRDRSLRMEYMQIGARSKTDICISYLEDVADTQLVQHLKAKLEGIEIDGLPMAEKTLEEFLFKHNWNPFPLVRYTERPDVAAIHLLEGHILIYTDTSPSVMITPTTLFHHVQHAEEYRQKPIVGAYLRWIRFIGIFASVYLLPLWFLVALEPSLLPEAWRFIGPEKSGEVPLLLQFLLAEVGIDLLRMAAVHTPSPLATALGLVAAIMIGQVAVEVGLFTNEVILYVAAAVIGTFATPSYELGLANRLVRLTLLIAVGFFHLAGFIGGILFWFILLASMRSMHTPYLWPLLPFNGKALLDILVRSPMPEKEKRPRVIAKEDRSRM; this is translated from the coding sequence ATGGAACCGAATTTTACATGGAGCGAACCACTCCCGCTCTTCGCGAACCTAACGAAGAACGATCAATATATTCATCATGCTCTGGCCATTGAAAAAAGCTTTGATCTCATATATCGTTCCCTTTTCTACGCAGGCACTAAATTCTCGCTCTATTTTGTGGATGGCTTTGCAAAGGATGACTTGATGGTACAGATTCTTCGTCATCTTTCTTCATTAGAGCCAGAAGACTTACATCCCAATGCTATTACCAGTCTACTTGTAACAGAACTCAGCTATATTGAGCTTGAAGCTACTGGAAACATGGAGAAAATCCTCAATGCCATCTTATCTGGGCCGCTAGTGCTACTGGTGGATGGTTGTACCGAAGCACTCATTATTGATGCTCGTACTTATCCCGCTCGTAATCCAGATGAACCCGATATTGAACGGGTTGTCAGAGGAGCCCGTGATGGCTTCACGGAGACGTTAATCTTTAACACTGCACTAACACGTCGACGTCTTCGAGATCGCTCGTTACGCATGGAGTATATGCAGATTGGCGCCCGTTCCAAGACCGACATCTGTATTAGCTATCTAGAGGATGTAGCGGATACTCAATTAGTCCAACATTTAAAGGCGAAGTTAGAGGGGATTGAAATCGATGGTTTACCCATGGCGGAGAAGACATTAGAAGAGTTTCTCTTTAAGCATAATTGGAACCCATTCCCCCTTGTGCGCTATACGGAGCGACCTGATGTGGCTGCCATTCACCTTTTAGAAGGACATATTTTAATCTATACGGATACCTCACCCAGCGTGATGATTACGCCCACTACCCTTTTTCATCATGTACAGCATGCTGAGGAGTACCGACAGAAGCCCATTGTAGGTGCCTATCTTCGCTGGATTCGTTTTATCGGGATCTTCGCCTCCGTTTACCTGCTCCCACTCTGGTTTTTGGTGGCATTGGAGCCCTCTCTTCTCCCGGAAGCGTGGCGTTTTATCGGGCCAGAAAAATCAGGTGAGGTACCCCTTCTTCTCCAATTTTTATTAGCTGAGGTAGGCATCGACCTACTCAGAATGGCAGCTGTTCATACTCCCTCTCCGCTCGCGACTGCTTTAGGCTTAGTTGCGGCCATTATGATAGGACAGGTCGCCGTTGAGGTCGGGCTCTTCACCAATGAAGTCATCCTCTATGTGGCAGCTGCTGTCATCGGAACATTTGCAACGCCTAGCTATGAGCTAGGTCTTGCCAATCGTTTAGTCCGACTTACCCTTCTCATAGCAGTGGGCTTCTTCCATCTTGCTGGTTTTATCGGAGGCATTCTGTTCTGGTTTATTCTCTTGGCTTCCATGCGTTCCATGCATACTCCCTATCTGTGGCCCTTGCTCCCCTTTAATGGCAAAGCGCTCCTCGATATTCTGGTGCGATCACCGATGCCAGAAAAAGAGAAGCGCCCCCGAGTTATTGCTAAAGAGGATCGTAGCCGCATGTAG
- a CDS encoding M43 family zinc metalloprotease — MVLSKMIKRMGIIAVVVVLSLTFSIVSNAALLGWDLVDDGKHLDWDGNTKYTSSVASAVKLWEGYKPGVIRPDSAWVIEDVYLSDFYQVSSTMAVTSSAGTIKFNDYHYSGMTTNQRIKTTTHEFGHALGLDHTYGTYDIMQQGKLSLTSLSTTDKRSYDEAYKTY, encoded by the coding sequence ATGGTTTTAAGCAAAATGATTAAGCGGATGGGAATTATCGCTGTAGTAGTCGTATTATCATTAACCTTCAGTATTGTAAGTAACGCTGCACTCCTCGGATGGGACCTAGTAGATGATGGAAAACATCTGGATTGGGATGGAAATACGAAATATACTTCAAGCGTAGCTAGTGCTGTGAAGTTGTGGGAGGGTTACAAACCGGGTGTGATTAGACCTGACAGCGCATGGGTTATCGAAGATGTATACCTAAGTGATTTTTATCAGGTTAGTAGCACAATGGCTGTAACAAGCTCAGCAGGCACCATTAAATTCAATGATTACCATTACTCTGGGATGACAACCAATCAAAGAATTAAGACAACAACACATGAGTTTGGTCATGCTTTAGGCTTAGATCATACTTATGGAACCTATGATATTATGCAGCAAGGAAAACTATCACTTACAAGTTTGTCTACTACTGATAAGCGCTCCTACGATGAAGCTTACAAAACATATTAA
- a CDS encoding phosphoadenylyl-sulfate reductase: MMSEVMFDQLIEKGVEEFLAEEVIQWGLEHFKDGLVCANSLGAEDVVILHMLAQLEATIPIFFLDTGLHFQETHVLKKAWEERLGRSLITLSSTLSLEEQALQYGERLWEHDPNLCCTLRKVIPLRNYLADQKAWITGIRREQAPTRRHAKKIEWDANFQLVKLNPLADWSTTQLWNYIKEHDLPYHQLHDQGYPSIGCSFCTRPVKAGEDLRAGRWSGYEKTECGLHGHG, translated from the coding sequence ATGATGTCTGAGGTTATGTTTGATCAACTCATCGAGAAGGGGGTAGAAGAGTTCCTCGCTGAAGAGGTTATTCAATGGGGATTGGAGCATTTTAAGGATGGTTTAGTCTGCGCGAATAGTCTCGGCGCTGAGGATGTGGTGATTCTACATATGCTCGCACAACTAGAAGCCACGATTCCGATATTCTTCCTCGATACAGGTTTACATTTTCAAGAGACACATGTGTTAAAAAAAGCATGGGAAGAAAGACTTGGGCGTTCTTTAATCACCCTATCCTCTACCCTCTCTTTGGAGGAACAGGCGTTACAGTATGGTGAGCGCTTATGGGAACATGATCCCAATCTATGCTGTACACTACGGAAGGTAATACCCCTGCGCAACTATTTGGCTGATCAAAAAGCATGGATAACAGGGATTCGACGTGAGCAAGCGCCGACGCGACGTCATGCGAAGAAGATCGAGTGGGATGCTAACTTCCAGCTTGTAAAGTTAAACCCATTGGCAGACTGGAGTACAACACAACTATGGAACTACATTAAAGAACATGACCTACCATATCATCAGCTACATGACCAAGGTTATCCTAGCATCGGTTGTTCTTTTTGTACTAGGCCAGTTAAGGCAGGAGAGGATCTGCGTGCAGGGCGCTGGTCAGGCTATGAGAAGACGGAATGTGGGTTACACGGTCATGGTTAG
- the dapF gene encoding diaminopimelate epimerase, which translates to MRKIPFCKMHGLGNCYIYINQFEVVLKEGELSSLAKSMADLHFGIGSDGMILIGPSQRADIRMRIFNADGSEGKNCGNGLRCVARYVYDHGIVQQRNMTIETGGGMMKATLHVHGDAVEGITVNLGKAHLKKKEIPMLGDPESYTIAEPFIFQVNGVPYTLPVTTVSLGSAHAVFIVDDVKAIPMSIWGPILERHPAFPDRVNVEFIQIIKPNEILFRVWERGSGITMACGTGATASVIAGILNDKVAKYEPVTVHLEGGDLQIEWTREDELLMTGPAEYICTGDFLI; encoded by the coding sequence ATGAGAAAGATCCCATTTTGTAAAATGCATGGTCTTGGAAACTGCTACATCTATATTAATCAATTTGAGGTTGTACTCAAGGAAGGGGAGCTATCCTCCTTGGCAAAAAGCATGGCTGATCTGCATTTTGGGATCGGATCCGATGGGATGATCTTAATTGGACCTTCTCAGCGGGCAGATATACGGATGCGCATTTTTAATGCTGATGGCTCCGAAGGCAAAAATTGTGGTAATGGTTTGCGCTGTGTTGCTCGTTATGTCTATGATCATGGCATTGTTCAACAACGTAATATGACCATTGAGACTGGTGGAGGAATGATGAAGGCCACTCTCCATGTTCATGGCGATGCTGTAGAAGGAATCACAGTCAATCTAGGGAAAGCACATCTGAAGAAAAAGGAGATTCCCATGCTTGGAGATCCAGAATCGTATACGATTGCTGAACCTTTTATTTTCCAAGTTAATGGTGTTCCTTATACCCTTCCTGTAACAACCGTATCTCTAGGTAGTGCCCATGCGGTCTTCATTGTCGATGATGTGAAAGCGATTCCGATGAGCATATGGGGACCGATTCTCGAACGACATCCTGCTTTCCCTGATCGAGTCAATGTGGAGTTTATTCAGATCATTAAGCCCAATGAGATCCTATTTCGTGTCTGGGAGCGGGGATCGGGGATTACGATGGCATGTGGTACAGGGGCTACCGCTTCTGTGATCGCAGGCATTTTAAATGATAAAGTAGCAAAGTATGAGCCCGTTACGGTCCATTTGGAAGGTGGGGATCTGCAAATCGAATGGACAAGGGAAGATGAATTACTGATGACAGGTCCTGCAGAATATATTTGCACCGGAGATTTTTTAATTTAA
- the sat gene encoding sulfate adenylyltransferase, translating into MVRKGGKHLLSNWIASKEEQWHWYQQVPYLKMLRVKRWTLVELECIATGVFSPLTGFLNQQDYESVVEELRLADGQLWPIPITLPITTELGEWLEVGEPIAIADENGKVYAILQLEEKYRPNKMREAERVYGTTDVKHPGVKRLFQQPELYIGGSIILLRRPMLHAFSGYHFTPSEIQEMKAERNWRTMVAFQTRNPIHRAHEYLMKVALESVDGLLLHPLVGETKADDLPASIRMKCYETMVEHYFPQERIILSLFPANMHYAGPREAMLHALARKNYGCTHLIVGRDHAGVGDYYDPYAAHRLLQEYEKELGIIPLCFEASFFCQSCGQMATSKTCPHDSRHHHILSGTAVRQLLKEKKELPQTFSRPEVAHILLADGESKFKQDSQCNSELESSPLQHGKSVDQDENCHQEIHG; encoded by the coding sequence ATGGTTAGGAAAGGAGGTAAGCACTTATTGAGTAATTGGATTGCATCAAAGGAGGAGCAATGGCATTGGTATCAACAGGTTCCATATCTTAAGATGCTTCGTGTCAAGCGGTGGACGCTCGTTGAGCTAGAGTGTATTGCAACCGGCGTATTCTCTCCCTTAACTGGGTTTTTGAACCAACAAGATTACGAATCCGTTGTGGAGGAACTGCGTTTAGCAGATGGTCAGCTCTGGCCGATTCCGATCACATTGCCTATTACTACAGAGCTAGGCGAATGGCTAGAAGTGGGAGAGCCCATCGCCATTGCTGATGAAAATGGGAAGGTCTATGCTATTCTTCAATTAGAAGAAAAATACCGCCCCAATAAAATGCGTGAGGCGGAACGAGTCTACGGCACTACTGATGTGAAGCATCCTGGTGTAAAAAGACTTTTCCAGCAGCCAGAGCTGTACATTGGTGGATCCATCATATTATTAAGGCGGCCTATGCTACATGCTTTTTCAGGCTATCACTTCACACCTTCAGAGATTCAGGAGATGAAAGCGGAACGAAATTGGCGAACGATGGTTGCCTTCCAAACACGTAATCCTATTCATCGTGCTCATGAATATCTGATGAAGGTAGCATTAGAATCAGTGGATGGATTACTTCTTCATCCCCTTGTTGGAGAGACGAAAGCGGATGATCTACCTGCCTCCATTCGCATGAAATGCTATGAAACCATGGTGGAGCACTACTTTCCACAGGAGCGTATCATTCTCTCTCTCTTTCCTGCCAATATGCATTATGCAGGGCCCCGTGAAGCGATGCTCCACGCACTAGCTCGAAAAAACTATGGCTGCACCCATTTGATTGTAGGACGTGACCATGCTGGTGTTGGTGATTATTATGATCCCTATGCTGCCCATCGCTTGCTCCAAGAATATGAAAAAGAGCTGGGGATTATCCCTCTTTGCTTTGAAGCCAGTTTCTTTTGTCAAAGCTGTGGGCAAATGGCCACTTCAAAGACCTGTCCCCATGACTCTCGCCATCATCACATATTATCAGGAACTGCTGTTCGCCAACTGCTAAAGGAAAAAAAGGAGCTACCCCAAACCTTTTCTCGTCCAGAGGTAGCTCACATCCTACTCGCCGATGGAGAGAGTAAATTTAAGCAGGATTCTCAATGTAATAGCGAGTTAGAATCGTCGCCACTTCAGCACGGGAAATCGGTTGATCAGGATGAAAATTGCCATCAGGAAATCCATGGATAA
- a CDS encoding S-layer homology domain-containing protein, producing MNWRRKREQIHKILIIITICITLTPLFSTPQWIHASTETADMVTMIYLYGGSTQQYIQQIEATQGTVNQVLPNYFSIESGGKVVATIDPSFVTMMHQRGIKVIPYVSNHWSQENGRFAFQNWQETARVIADHVLQYDLDGVNIDIENLRKEDAQNQNLFLAELSKLLKPHHKQLSIAVAAATKANPTGWQGQYDYATIGSIVDYVVIMAYDYHYEGGAPGPVAPLPWVKDSIHYLSSQIPHEKLVLSLPFYGRKWVDLQGGRGIGNLAVQSLIKSKGLTPSWDEQAATPFLNYQDGEQLVQIWYENEQSLQAKLDAVMDADLAGIAAWRLGLEDPTFWTQLQQFQAQANGLVDINGHWAEAGISSITKAEIMEGYPDHRFQPDRPLTRAEAVTLFQRLTQQNIQESTKNLVRTNSYGTFKDLSTSHWAYEQVMWALATNLVIGYEDGSFQPDQALTRAEFAALFARFQGKDEDSLLIQDLPYGDCFQHWALPFLSYTQSLGLIHGFPDGNFHPDQPISRAEVATILTRYYIENPA from the coding sequence ATGAATTGGAGAAGAAAAAGAGAACAGATACATAAGATCTTGATCATCATAACAATCTGTATCACACTAACACCGCTATTCAGCACTCCACAATGGATTCATGCATCCACTGAAACTGCTGATATGGTAACGATGATCTATTTATATGGTGGAAGTACCCAGCAATATATCCAACAAATTGAAGCGACACAAGGTACTGTGAACCAAGTCTTACCCAATTATTTTTCCATCGAATCAGGAGGAAAGGTAGTTGCTACCATCGACCCTTCCTTTGTCACAATGATGCATCAACGAGGAATAAAGGTGATTCCGTATGTGAGCAATCATTGGAGCCAAGAGAATGGTAGATTCGCTTTTCAAAACTGGCAAGAGACTGCTAGAGTCATTGCTGATCATGTGCTTCAATATGATCTTGATGGGGTCAATATCGATATTGAGAATCTACGTAAAGAAGATGCACAGAATCAAAATCTCTTCTTAGCAGAACTATCCAAATTGCTAAAGCCTCATCATAAACAGCTCTCCATTGCAGTAGCGGCAGCAACCAAAGCCAATCCCACAGGATGGCAAGGCCAATATGACTATGCTACCATCGGTTCAATCGTCGACTATGTGGTGATCATGGCTTATGACTATCATTATGAAGGTGGTGCACCTGGACCGGTAGCACCACTTCCCTGGGTAAAGGATTCGATCCACTATCTCAGCTCACAGATTCCCCATGAGAAGCTCGTACTTTCTCTACCATTCTATGGACGGAAGTGGGTAGACTTACAAGGTGGTCGTGGTATTGGTAATCTCGCTGTACAATCCTTAATTAAAAGCAAAGGGCTCACCCCTTCCTGGGATGAGCAGGCTGCAACACCATTCCTCAACTACCAAGATGGGGAGCAACTTGTCCAGATCTGGTATGAGAATGAACAATCCCTACAAGCGAAGCTAGATGCGGTTATGGATGCAGACTTAGCAGGTATTGCAGCTTGGCGATTAGGGCTTGAGGACCCGACCTTCTGGACACAGCTTCAGCAATTTCAGGCTCAAGCTAACGGATTAGTTGATATCAATGGACATTGGGCTGAAGCTGGGATATCGTCGATTACAAAAGCAGAAATCATGGAAGGGTATCCTGATCATCGTTTTCAACCGGATCGACCTTTAACAAGAGCTGAAGCAGTTACTTTATTTCAACGCCTTACTCAACAGAATATCCAAGAGAGTACTAAAAACCTGGTCAGAACCAATTCCTATGGAACGTTTAAGGATCTCTCCACTTCACATTGGGCGTATGAGCAAGTAATGTGGGCGCTCGCAACAAACCTTGTAATTGGCTACGAGGATGGATCCTTCCAACCGGATCAAGCTTTGACTCGTGCAGAATTCGCTGCTCTATTTGCACGGTTTCAGGGGAAAGATGAAGATTCCTTATTGATACAGGATCTACCTTATGGAGACTGCTTTCAACATTGGGCTCTTCCCTTTCTTAGCTATACTCAAAGTTTAGGGCTTATCCATGGATTTCCTGATGGCAATTTTCATCCTGATCAACCGATTTCCCGTGCTGAAGTGGCGACGATTCTAACTCGCTATTACATTGAGAATCCTGCTTAA
- a CDS encoding diacylglycerol/lipid kinase family protein yields MIYFIINPISGGRRGIRVWQELEHYLQDEKIPYSYGISQYPKHTVELVHEAVSQQAQLLVILGGDGTIQEVVETIASAGYTIPLAVIPAGSGNDFARGLGVNHQPLRLIDGLLHDPFEEKIDIGLSDQGHFASMLGMGFDAYVVQCANRAPWKKWLRRFSYLIAVFQAIYKYHPGEYEIEIDGRKVRIHNAWFISVSNHPFMGGGMMINPQARVNDGELDLCIIHDLPRWKLLFFFPKVYKGTHTELTAYVSHLRGKLINIRSVEEQVFHLDGEVKHGKAVHIQCISNALTVVRPRSLAYAFHQHEEERVSMTLN; encoded by the coding sequence ATGATCTACTTTATCATCAATCCCATCTCAGGAGGACGTAGAGGTATCCGAGTATGGCAAGAGCTTGAGCACTATTTGCAGGATGAGAAGATCCCCTATTCCTACGGAATTTCCCAATATCCTAAGCATACGGTGGAGTTGGTTCACGAGGCTGTGAGCCAACAGGCTCAGTTACTTGTGATTCTAGGGGGAGATGGAACGATTCAGGAGGTGGTAGAGACCATCGCCAGTGCAGGATACACGATTCCTCTCGCTGTGATCCCCGCAGGCTCAGGGAATGATTTTGCCCGTGGTCTTGGTGTCAATCATCAACCATTGCGGTTAATCGATGGACTACTCCATGATCCATTTGAGGAGAAGATTGATATTGGTCTATCTGATCAAGGACATTTTGCTTCCATGCTTGGGATGGGCTTCGATGCTTATGTGGTTCAGTGTGCTAATCGTGCCCCATGGAAGAAATGGTTACGGCGCTTTTCTTATTTGATCGCAGTTTTTCAGGCGATTTATAAATATCATCCAGGAGAGTATGAAATCGAGATCGATGGTAGAAAGGTGCGTATTCACAATGCTTGGTTCATCTCGGTCTCCAATCATCCCTTTATGGGTGGTGGCATGATGATCAACCCGCAAGCACGGGTTAATGATGGGGAGTTAGATCTCTGTATCATTCATGATCTCCCCAGATGGAAATTACTCTTCTTTTTTCCCAAGGTGTATAAAGGAACCCATACTGAGTTGACTGCCTATGTCTCCCATCTACGCGGTAAGCTTATCAACATTCGATCAGTTGAAGAGCAAGTATTTCATCTCGATGGTGAAGTGAAACATGGTAAGGCTGTTCATATCCAGTGTATAAGCAATGCTTTAACAGTGGTACGTCCTCGATCACTTGCTTATGCATTCCATCAGCATGAAGAAGAGAGAGTTTCAATGACATTGAACTGA
- the murA gene encoding UDP-N-acetylglucosamine 1-carboxyvinyltransferase encodes MRYFEIDGPVPLSGTVDIPGAKNNVLALLPAAILTDEPVMLQQIPTISDVDVILSIFDDLHVSWERNDEQITIAADKIAEHCTIEKENASAYRASYYFIGALLSRTGRVRIGLPGGDDFGSRPIDQHMKGFEALGAHVRIEGGYYVIEADSLTGATIYFDVITSGATMNVLLAAVKAKGTTWLRNAARDPEIVGLANMLNQMGARITGAGTDTIRIEGVEHLHGCKHGAIPDRLVAGTFLVAGAATGGEVTVRNVIPAHLDSFLGKLKEIGARIEVNADEITVRSESVYHATQIKTGMYPQFATDLQQPITALLLRSDGKSLITDTVFPKRFRHISELKNMGAKVLHRNGTAYIQGGHPLTGGDVTAYDLRGGMLFMIAACMAEGTSRIFGVEHIERGYAEIIPTFQQLGASIRLIEDEEFEGLDDSFIQTR; translated from the coding sequence ATGAGATATTTTGAGATTGATGGACCTGTACCCTTATCGGGGACTGTTGACATACCTGGTGCTAAAAATAATGTTCTAGCCTTACTTCCTGCAGCAATACTTACCGATGAACCGGTGATGTTGCAGCAAATACCCACCATTTCTGATGTGGATGTGATTCTTTCAATTTTCGATGATCTCCATGTTTCGTGGGAGCGTAATGATGAACAAATCACCATTGCTGCAGATAAGATCGCAGAGCATTGTACCATCGAAAAAGAGAATGCCTCCGCATATCGTGCTTCTTACTATTTCATTGGTGCACTACTATCACGTACTGGCCGTGTCCGAATCGGCTTGCCTGGTGGCGATGACTTTGGCTCTCGTCCCATTGACCAGCATATGAAAGGATTTGAAGCATTAGGTGCCCATGTCCGGATCGAGGGGGGCTATTATGTAATCGAAGCCGACTCTTTAACAGGGGCAACCATCTATTTTGACGTGATCACATCTGGTGCCACTATGAATGTGTTACTTGCTGCTGTGAAAGCCAAGGGAACAACTTGGTTACGTAACGCTGCACGGGATCCGGAAATTGTCGGCCTTGCTAACATGTTGAATCAGATGGGAGCACGGATCACAGGTGCCGGTACAGATACGATCCGGATCGAAGGTGTGGAGCATTTGCATGGCTGCAAGCATGGTGCCATTCCTGATCGTTTAGTTGCTGGTACATTCTTAGTGGCAGGCGCAGCTACAGGAGGGGAAGTAACAGTCAGGAATGTGATTCCTGCTCATCTCGATTCCTTTCTTGGAAAGCTCAAGGAGATCGGTGCTCGAATCGAGGTCAATGCTGATGAGATCACGGTACGATCAGAGTCAGTCTACCATGCAACCCAAATTAAAACAGGGATGTATCCTCAGTTTGCTACCGATCTACAACAACCAATTACAGCGCTATTATTACGTTCAGACGGTAAAAGTCTGATTACGGATACTGTATTTCCAAAGCGATTTCGCCATATCTCAGAATTGAAAAATATGGGAGCAAAGGTATTACATCGTAATGGAACTGCGTATATTCAGGGTGGGCATCCTCTCACAGGTGGGGATGTGACAGCCTATGATTTACGAGGGGGCATGCTCTTTATGATCGCTGCCTGTATGGCAGAGGGAACATCTCGCATCTTCGGCGTCGAGCACATTGAACGAGGATATGCAGAGATTATTCCAACCTTTCAGCAGTTAGGTGCCTCAATTCGTTTGATTGAGGATGAAGAATTTGAAGGATTGGATGATTCCTTCATTCAAACGCGGTAA